A genome region from Microplitis mediator isolate UGA2020A chromosome 4, iyMicMedi2.1, whole genome shotgun sequence includes the following:
- the LOC130666348 gene encoding uncharacterized protein LOC130666348 has translation MGRDSRKVSRELRSSEKINKSRSVKRKNVFNPKTAERDESIQSTSSKKLKQNTEDDVPEDSSTEFRIINFIQVFTAISALIKCKKCDGNVVFQTASTRGLGFKIVVACNNCGNEYIPSCSFVGHSYEINRRFIFVMRILGIGYEGLCKFCGLMDMPSFLDKSTHTILLKQILNCSKAVAETFMTKAVNEEKQAMPTTENEDINHLTVSGDGTWQKRGYTSSFGVSSIIGYFTGKILDINIKSAYCKLCEYWKKKTNTVEFEEWYQSHEDVCSANHQGSSGKMEVDAMVEMFSYSETKYGVKYANYIGDGDSKTYSGIIKSDPYENTTVNKKECIGHVQKRMGSRLRTLKSKQKGLGGRGKLTGKLIDKLTVYYGLAIRRHCDSIENMKSAIMATFYHYGSSDEKPNHDMCPKGEESWCSYQRAEARGELDTFSHDYSPLPSDVLKAIKPIYEDLSNENLLSRCVGGFNQNNNESFNQLVWKICPKTVNTSFTIVQIAAYVAMCIFNEGINSLLVLMNTLGLNCGPNSHRYAERMDAARIKVADKRANDNTREGRLQRRHQQIDILEAAMSAEELLYGPGIDDSV, from the exons atgggacgtgattctagaaaggtttcaagagaacttcggagttctgaaaaaattaataagtcgcgttcagtcaaaagaaagaatgtttttaatccgaaaacagccgaacgtgatgaaagtattcagagtacatcttctaaaaaattaaaacaaaacactgaagatgatgtacctgaagacagcagtactgaatttcgaataataaattttattcaggtattcactgcaatttctgctcttataaaatgtaaaaaatgtgatggaaatgtagtgtttcaaacagcaagtacacgtgggctgggattcaaaattgtagttgcatgtaataactgtggaaatgaatatattccttcctgttctttcgttgggcattcttatgaaataaacagacgtttcatttttgtaatgagaatactaggaataggatacgaaggattgtgcaagttttgcggcctgatggacatgccgtcttttttagataaatctacgcatacaattttactgaaacagattttgaattgtagtaaagccgtcgcagaaaccttcatgacgaaagctgtgaatgaagaaaagcaagcaatgccaacaactgaaaatgaagatataaatcatctaactgtatcgggagatggaacctggcaaaaacggggatatacatcgtcatttggagtttcttctataattggctattttactggaaagattcttgacataaacattaaaagtgcatattgtaagctatgtgagtattggaaaaaaaaaacaaatactgttgagttcgaggaatggtatcaatcgcatgaagatgtgtgttctgctaatcatcaagggtcttctgggaaaatggaggtggatgcgatggtcgaaatgttttcgtattctgaaactaaatatggagttaagtatgccaactatattggtgatggtgactccaagacctattcaggaattataaaatcagatccttacgaaaatacaactgtaaataaaaaggaatgtatagggcatgtccaaaagcggatggggagtcgattacgtacgctgaagagtaaacaaaaaggtcttggtggtcgaggtaagctcacaggaaaattaatagacaaactaactgtgtactatggtttagcaatacgccggcattgtgattctattgaaaatatgaaatctgctataatggcaaccttttatcactacggctcgagtgatgaaaaaccgaatcatgatatgtgtccaaaaggcgaagaatcttggtgctcttaccagcgcgctgaagcaagaggagagcttgatactttttctcacgattattctcctttaccttctgatgttttaaaagctatcaagcctatatacgaagatcttagtaatgaaaatttactttcaagatgtgtaggtggattcaatcagaataataatgaaagctttaaccaactagtatggaaaatatgcccaaaaacggtaaatactagttttaccatcgtacaaatagctgcatacgttgctatgtgtatatttaatgagggtataaattcattattagtcttgatgaatacactaggacttaattgtgggcctaattctcatcggtatgcagaaagaatggatgctgcacgtatcaaagtagcagataagcgcgctaatgataacacccgagaaggtcgattgcaacgtaggcaccagcaaatcgatattttggaagctgctatgtcggctgaagagctattatatggtccaggaatagatgactcagt atga
- the LOC130666548 gene encoding speckle-type POZ protein-like: MPLKKIERNVHKTVDTWVINDLNQYYSLINRRKGSIEIVHNFSSTFRGYVSEWCVKVCLYNRKFPNGMSLSFNNTVNGLVNVTCNFYLVDIDKNYHFVGRKNRKATNNLQNPSVFGSLFAHSHLPRKKEELLPNNTMTLHIELLTYFDDNPIFPIQSLYFTNVPVDDLPEEYLDLYNHRKNGDVIIWVQDNQFPVHGIVLKTRCSEWYNDVACHQLSSGNNNNNELTLKGIDPEIFKRVLEYIYTGKVNDLDDYSEYLLEAADKFKLIRLKQMCQISIGNNYLTAENCKEVFDFATRCHAKELRFAAGLNLTKMKYGGFYGLV, encoded by the coding sequence ATGcctcttaaaaaaattgaacgaaATGTTCATAAAACCGTCGATACATgggtaataaatgatttaaatcaatattatTCACTTATAAATCGTAGGAAGGGGAGCATCGAAATAGTTCATAACTTTTCATCTACATTTAGAGGCTATGTCAGCGAGTGGTGCGTCAAAGTGTGTCTTTATAATCGTAAATTTCCTAATGGAATGAGTTTATCATTCAATAATACTGTAAACGGATTAGTTAATGTCACCTGTAACTTTTACCTGGTTGACatcgataaaaattatcacttCGTCGGACGAAAAAACCGAAAAGCTACAAATAATTTGCAAAACCCTTCAGTTTTTGGAAGTCTTTTTGCTCATTCGCATTTACcaagaaaaaaagaagaatTGCTTCCAAACAATACCATGACACTGCACATAGAACTTTTAACTTACTTCGATGATAATCCTATATTTCCTATTCAAAGTTTGTACTTTACTAACGTTCCCGTTGACGATTTACCTGAAGAATACTTGGATTTATATAACCACCGAAAAAATGGTGATGTTATTATATGGGTGCAGGATAATCAATTTCCTGTGCATggaattgttttaaaaacaagGTGTTCTGAATGGTACAATGATGTTGCTTGTCATCAACTATCATCTggcaacaataacaataatgaattAACTCTTAAGGGTATTGATCCAGAGATATTTAAAAGAGTTTTAGAATATATCTATACTGGCAAAGTCAACGACTTAGATGATTATTCAGAGTATTTACTAGAAGCTGCTgataagtttaaattaataagactGAAACAAATGTGTCAAATATCGATCGGAAACAACTATTTAACTGCTGAAAATTGTAAAGAGGTTTTCGATTTCGCTACTCGTTGTCACGCTAAAGAATTAAGATTTGCCGCCGGTCTTAATCTGACGAAGATGAAATACGGCGGTTTCTACGGTCTAGTATAA
- the LOC130666524 gene encoding speckle-type POZ protein-like produces MPLKKIERNVQKTDDTWVINDLNQYYSLLNRRKGRIEIVHNFSSTFRGYVSEWCVKVWLYNHTFPRGMGLAFSNSVNGLVNVTCNFYLVDIDKNYHYVGRVNRKATNNFQILKVFGNLFADSRLPRKKEELLPNNTMTLHIELLTYLDDNPIFPIESLYFTNVPVDDLPEEYLDLYNHRKNGDVIIWVQDNQFPVHGIVLKTRCSEWYNDVACHQLSSGNNNNNELTLKGIDPEIFKRVLEYIYTGKVNDLDDYSEYLLEAADKFKLIRLKQMCQISIGNNYFTAKNCKEVFDLATRCHAIELKDAAGLNLTKMKYGGFYGLV; encoded by the coding sequence ATGcctcttaaaaaaattgaacgaaATGTTCAGAAAACCGACGATACATgggtaataaatgatttaaatcaatattatTCACTTCTAAATCGTAGGAAGGGGAGAATCGAAATAGTTCATAACTTTTCATCTACATTTAGAGGCTATGTCAGCGAGTGGTGCGTCAAAGTGTGGCTTTATAATCATACGTTTCCTAGAGGAATGGGTTTAGCATTTAGTAATTCTGTAAACGGATTAGTTAATGTCACCTGTAACTTTTACCTGGTTGACatcgataaaaattatcactaCGTCGGACGAGTAAACCGAAAAGCTACAAATAATTTCCAAATCCTTAAAGTTTTTGGAAATCTTTTTGCTGATTCGCGTTTACCGAGAAAAAAAGAAGAATTGCTTCCAAACAATACCATGACACTGCACATAGAACTTTTAACTTACTTAGATGATAATCCTATATTTCCTATTGAAAGTTTGTACTTTACTAACGTTCCCGTTGACGATTTACCTGAAGAATACTTGGATTTATATAACCACCGAAAAAATGGTGATGTTATTATATGGGTGCAGGATAATCAATTTCCTGTGCATggaattgttttaaaaacaagGTGTTCTGAATGGTACAATGATGTTGCTTGTCATCAACTATCATCTggcaacaataacaataatgaattAACTCTTAAGGGTATTGATCCAGAGATATTTAAAAGAGTTTTAGAATATATCTATACTGGCAAAGTCAACGACTTAGATGATTATTCAGAGTATTTACTAGAAGCTGCTgataagtttaaattaataagactGAAACAAATGTGTCAAATATCGATCGGCAACAACTATTTTACTgctaaaaattgtaaagagGTTTTCGATTTAGCTACTCGTTGTCACGCTATAGAATTAAAAGATGCCGCCGGTCTTAATCTGACGAAGATGAAATACGGCGGTTTCTACGGTCTAGTATAA